GTATACCAGTTAGTCGAGCTCATGTGAACCCTTTGAGCTTTTACACTGAATAAACACTGCAGATGTAATAAAAAATAGTTCAGTGCAACGCCTGTGCTGACGTCCATGCTACGTTTATGGTTTAcggaaattttaaagttaaaacTAACAGCGTTGTTAGCATGACAAGACGTTTCCCTGTTTTGGTGATGAAAATCTTGTCAGCCCTTTCCCAACTGTAAgtaaaaataatcgaaattttccGTTAAAAAGTTCTTAGTAGATCAAGTTTTGAAGTACCTGGCAAAGTGAGTGGCAAAGTGTCTAAACTAGATATTATTTGCTGACAAAATCTGTTTTCCTCTGCtaaattctttcattttgtttaaatcaaagaaattgaatttaatctTACAGAAGCTTGCTCCCTATAAAGCTTCGAACAGTTCAGATTTACCTGAACCTGATATGAAAATACTTAAACCATTTTTGATCTGAACTAATGTTGGCCTGACCTGAATTGACATTCAAACTAAATAATGAGAATCAGTTAAAGTGTAATCTGAAATATGTCGTTGAAAGGTTACCTGAAAAAGTTGTACGAAACTTTCAGATTTTACATAAAACCACACCTTACGGGTTTAAACATGACCGCAGAGATTACAATGAAATTAGGTTCAGGTCAGGGTGATATCCTAAAATTCAGGTAAAAAATCGGTCAACCTATTCTGATCAGAGCTTTTTGTGTTTTCATTCatcttttgtttcaaaatgtgTGAGCCTTATGTAGcaacaaattgttttgattcgtcttattttaacattcatgTGCCTGGCTTTTCTGTGTTACGAAGAGTAACAAAATGAAGAGAAACAGTCGTTGAAGAAAGTTACgaacagaaaacaaatatCAATAAAAGTCGATGTAGTCGTTTtgcttaaacatttttgttcttaTCTAATGCAGGATAAgcatttttttgattaactttaaataataaaatgtctaTGATTAGTGTTTGCTTCTTTTTGATGaataaaaactgtaaaatattgtttataCAAACGAATATGTTGTGTATATATGTCCACATAGAAAGTGTTCtctttttgtttgtgttattttttaaatcgaaagaaaaattacagCAACGTACACTTAAAACGACGCCGTGATCCTAATCGAGTTCTAAGCTTTTTACCTCGTTGCTCCTTGTCACGTCGAATTTCACGCACCAAAGTGTAAAAGGCGTCATCGACACCCATTCGTGTTTTGGCTGATGTTTCGACAAATGGTATACCGTATTGTTTAGCTACCTATAAACATAAATTAGTTCAACGTTTATATGATTGCTGCAAACGGAATTGGCAATGGATCAATTTGGTAGATGTGGGAGGATATGTCTGTTACGTGAAAAGAAGCTATTTGTTATTGTACTTTTCCACCTATTTtccgtgttttttttttgaaaaagtaaaaccattaaaatacGCAAAAacgtgttacttttaaaggaaaaattggtttgtgggagagataacttatcccacttggagaaacctttgcagattgtgtaaatttatgtaatctgcgtaggtttctccaagtgggttaagttatgactcacaaaccaatttttcttttaaaattacGGCATTTTGCGTGccttaatggttttactttttcaaaataagattttggctcagagaaattatcaaaaaacgaatatttttccgcctaggctacaaatttgcaacgGGTTCATCGCTCTTATATACCTTTTAGGATATGAAAGACAAATCTGGTTATAACGACTGTCACAAGACAATGAAGGAGAAGAACTTTTGACTTCCGGGATTAAGTCAGTATAAATCACATCGTTCGGATGGTAACACTGCATTTATGAAGATGTGGTAAGATCGGCGTGAGGGAAGATAATTCATTTCCGGGTTGACTATAATGAACTGATACTACCAATTTAGTAGCAGCGCATCTGTTCTTCGTTACCACAGTAACATATTGTGCAAGAATCTCGAATGGCCGCCAGGGCTGTTTCGGTGGAAGTAACCATCGTGACCCTTTTAATCGAAAAGAAAACCTTGATCACTACGATGTAAACTTGTGAAACCTCGAAGCTCAGTAGGTGTAACAATGCcttcttaaaaattgtattcagTACTGGAACTCTCCCATGCTTGTTAAGTAACGTCTGAGGCTGTTATGCATTGCGAATACAAACTTAGCCGATATCAACGATCAGTTAAGCAGCCACTCCAGACAAACATTTCTTCTATTTAGAGTCTGCTTTTCATGAAAGTCATTTCATCATATTAGGAAAAGTGACAAATGAACTCAGTTCTGAGAAAATAGTTTATTTCTACGGCTGGAAAAGCTACGACCTGAAGCCAACACTTTAGTCTGAGTTGTTTGTTCACATGTGTATAATAGAGTTGGTTAGACTACTAGACGCATGTTATTTATGGTATGGTTAAAATTGTAAGGACTATGAGAGTTGCTCtataaaaataacaatttttttaaacttacgTCTCTTGCCGAAGTCATATCCACAGCCCACGCCTGTAAATCGCATTTATTACCTACTAACACCATCGGAACCTCTTCAGCATCCTTCACTCGTTTAATTTGTTCACGATATGTTCCtataatgaattttgtttcggTTAAGTTTAAAATCGTAAATAAACGTTCCCGATAAATCTTACCTATATCTTCGAAACTTTTGGCACTATTCACAGCAAATACTAACAGGAAACCTTCACCTGTTCGCATATACTGATCTCTCATTGCTGAATACTCCTCTTGACCGGCGGTGTCTAAAATATCTAATAAACATGTTTCTCCATCTGGGGAAaggagaagagaaaaaaaaacctaaattaATCTAATTGTTAGCGTAGGATGAATATGAGATAAACAATTCTTCTGGTTGATAGAGTAACCATAAccaattataaattatttcgTCACGAAGAAAGTTAATCTCTGTATAACATTCATTCGAGACAGTATCTTATTTACAGTCCATTTCAAATGCCATATGATGGAATAAATTTCCTTTTGGtatttaataattaaaactATTAGCTACTACCGAAATGAACTCTGTGAACCCTTATATAACCCAGTCATCTAATCTAATATTCACTCGAGTAGATTCACATATTTAAACACATCTCATTCGAACCGTACTCGTCGTGGATGCATTTGAAGAAATATACTTTCGACTGGTTGAGTATAATGTGCACAGCCGATATCATCAAGCACTGCGTATACACAATGAAAATTCCAGTATAAGCGTTAACGTTTCcaatcaaataaattgataTAATTGTAGACAAACCACATGCACAGCCAGCCGTTGAGTCAtgtgttaaatatttttcaagtttggcgcacatttattttcgacaaaaatttttgtttttggattCCTGGCAGATAATTGCGActatcattttcaaacaataaaaatttctttcaaaatgttATTACCTAGTCGTTCGATCCAGATTGgtgtaataaaatgaaaaatgaatttttatatctTCAATTGATTAGTCAACTTACAGTTATAGTGGTGATGTATACGGGCGCCGACTTGCTGATATATTATTTAACATGTGGAGTGAGTAACGGGTAGAAAAACATGCGAAAATGGATATACAGATTCTAAACTAGATAtagaaaaatatgaatctTCGAACGATGAACAACCTATAATTTGACTTTGGAACTTTTTGCATTCCTTATTTAAAATGAAGAGAAACAGTCAAGAATGCCATTTGATAGGGTGACTTTTTACCGTTCTACCTGCTAAACATCAGATCAGTGAACATGTACAATCAGGTAGATAACAGcattttaaaaatggaaaaaaatactttgactTTCCTTAAATGAATCAGTTATTTGTAGCAGATGTTAGGGTTGTTG
Above is a genomic segment from Bradysia coprophila strain Holo2 unplaced genomic scaffold, BU_Bcop_v1 contig_24, whole genome shotgun sequence containing:
- the LOC119077923 gene encoding ras-like protein 1; protein product: MEYKLVVVGAGGVGKSALTIQLIQNHFVDEYDPTIEDSYRKQVVIDGETCLLDILDTAGQEEYSAMRDQYMRTGEGFLLVFAVNSAKSFEDIGTYREQIKRVKDAEEVPMVLVGNKCDLQAWAVDMTSARDVAKQYGIPFVETSAKTRMGVDDAFYTLVREIRRDKEQRGKKLRTRLGSRRRFKCTLL